The following proteins are co-located in the Triticum aestivum cultivar Chinese Spring chromosome 1A, IWGSC CS RefSeq v2.1, whole genome shotgun sequence genome:
- the LOC123188083 gene encoding ABC transporter G family member 5: MSNSGHIAVDVVGGANDEAERERELELLVSAGPPVPYTLSFTDLSYRVRQGRGGLMGCLPSRASNRLASMDAPPANTKALLDGISGEAREGELFAVMGASGSGKSTLVDALAGRIARDSLRGHVTLNGEPLHGSRLRAISAYVMQDDLLYPMLTVRETLLFAAELRLSRALSPSAKRERVDRLIDQLGLSRAADTIIGDEGHRGVSGGERRRVSIGTDIIHDPILLFLDEPTSGLDSASAFMVVQVLRTIARSGSVVVMTIHQPSARILGILGRLLLLSRGRTVYAGTPAGLKPFFAEFGAPIPDNENPAEFALDTIREREAQPQGTGPLADFNARWQATHKAMDGTNAKRVSPMTLEYAIAESVARGKLVAGSGTGTVSELQVPTYANPMAVEVWVLIKRAFTNTRRMPELFGMRLGTIMVTGLILATIFLRLDDTPKGVQERLGFFAMGMSTMFYVCADALPVFVQERHIYLRETAHNAYRRASYVLANAVVSFPPLVALSVAFAVTTFFAVGLAGGASSFLYFALIILASLWAGSGFVTFLSAVVPHVMLGYTVVVAILAYFLLFSGFFINRDRIPAYWIWFHYISLVKYPYQAVLQNEFGGGATRCFARGTQMFDGTPIGGMPEAMKMKVLGAIGNALGTRMTSQTCVLTGADVLAQQAVTDLGKWMCLLVTAGFGFFFRALFYVVLLVGSKNKRK, translated from the coding sequence ATGTCCAACTCGGGCCACATCGCCGTCGACGTCGTCGGCGGTGCCAACGACGAGGCGGAGCGGGAGCGGGAGCTGGAGCTGCTCGTCTCCGCGGGGCCGCCGGTGCCCTACACGCTCTCCTTCACCGACCTCTCCTACCGCGTCCGGCAGGGCCGCGGCGGCCTCATGGGCTGCCTCCCCTCGCGCGCCAGCAACCGCCTCGCCTCCATGGACGCGCCGCCCGCCAACACCAAGGCGCTGCTGGACGGCATCTCGGGCGAGGCGCGGGAGGGCGAGCTGTTCGCCGTCATGGGCGCCAGCGGCTCCGGCAAGTCCACGCTCGTGGACGCGCTCGCGGGGCGGATCGCGCGCGACAGCCTCCGCGGCCACGTCACGCTCAACGGGGAGCCGCTCCACGGCAGCCGCCTCCGCGCCATCTCCGCCTACGTCATGCAGGACGACCTGCTCTACCCCATGCTCACCGTGCGCGAGACGCTGCTGTTTGCGGCAGAGCTGCGGCTCTCTCGCGCGCTGTCTCCCTCCGCCAAGCGCGAGCGCGTCGACAGGCTCATCGACCAGCTCGGGCTGTCGCGCGCGGCGGACACCATCATCGGCGACGAGGGGCACCGCGGGGTGTCCGGAGGGGAGCGCCGCCGGGTGTCCATCGGCACCGACATCATCCACGACCCGATATTGTTGTTCCTCGACGAGCCCACCTCGGGCCTGGACTCGGCCAGCGCCTTCATGGTGGTCCAGGTGCTGCGCACCATCGCACGCAGCGGCAGCGTCGTCGTCATGACCATCCACCAGCCCAGCGCGCGCATCCTCGGCATCCTCGGCCGCCTCTTGTTATTGTCGCGCGGCCGCACAGTCTACGCCGGCACGCCCGCGGGACTCAAGCCTTTTTTCGCGGAGTTCGGCGCGCCCATCCCGGACAACGAGAACCCGGCCGAGTTCGCGCTGGACACCATCCGGGAGCGCGAGGCACAGCCACAGGGCACGGGGCCGCTCGCCGACTTCAACGCGAGGTGGCAGGCGACTCACAAGGCGATGGACGGCACCAACGCCAAGCGGGTGAGCCCGATGACGCTGGAGTACGCGATCGCGGAGAGCGTGGCGCGGGGGAAGCTGGTGGCGGGGAGCGGGACGGGGACGGTGTCGGAGCTGCAGGTGCCGACGTACGCGAACCCGATGGCGGTGGAGGTGTGGGTGCTGATCAAGCGCGCCTTCACCAACACGCGGCGCATGCCGGAGCTGTTCGGGATGCGTCTCGGCACCATCATGGTGACGGGCCTCATCCTGGCGACCATCTTCCTGCGGCTCGACGACACGCCCAAGGGCGTGCAGGAGCGGCTGGGCTTCTTCGCCATGGGCATGTCCACCATGTTCTACGTGTGCGCGGACGCGCTGCCCGTGTTTGTGCAGGAGCGGCACATCTACCTGCGGGAGACGGCGCACAACGCGTACCGGCGGGCCTCGTACGTGCTGGCCAACGCGGTGGTCTCGTTCCCGCCGCTGGTGGCGCTGTCGGTGGCGTTCGCGGTCACCACGTTCTTTGCGGTGGGTCTCGCCGGTGGGGCGTCGTCGTTCCTCTACTTCGCGCTCATCATCCTCGCCTCTCTCTGGGCGGGGAGCGGGTTCGTGACGTTCCTGTCGGCGGTGGTGCCGCACGTGATGCTGGGGTACACGGTGGTGGTGGCCATCCTGGCCTACTTCCTGCTCTTCTCGGGCTTCTTCATCAACCGGGACAGGATCCCGGCCTACTGGATCTGGTTCCACTACATCTCGCTGGTCAAGTACCCGTACCAGGCGGTGCTGCAGAACGAGTtcggcggcggcgcgacgcggtGCTTCGCGCGCGGGACACAGATGTTCGACGGCACGCCCATCGGCGGCATGCCGGAGGCCATGAAGATGAAGGTGCTCGGCGCCATCGGGAACGCGCTCGGCACGCGCATGACCTCCCAGACCTGCGTGCTCACCGGCGCCGACGTGCTGGCGCAGCAGGCCGTCACCGATCTCGGCAAGTGGATGTGCctcctggtcaccgccggcttcggCTTCTTCTTCCGCGCGCTCTTCTACGTCGTGCTGCTCGTCGGCAGCAAGAACAAGAGGAAGTGA